Proteins encoded together in one Streptomyces umbrinus window:
- a CDS encoding sensor histidine kinase, giving the protein MVINSGTPTRTDVSPRTLAPGSLLTAAAVTAASLSMVDLWWTVPTAIAAFLAGRWPGRMAPTVLALVGLLAAGVVALSVVPAWLPLASRFVTVVVVATMLPWFAGRFWCQYQQLVRAGWERAEQLQREQELVAEQARLRERARIAQDMHDVLGHDLSLLALSAGALKLAPGLEEHHRRAAGDIRAKAAGAVERLGEVIGVLREETSDAPTDPNGSSLTGLIEEASAAGLAVKLYTDGTADDLPPVAERAVHRVVQEALTNVAKHAPGATATVQVTHTATESRVAVENGPPSSATNLQPRPRSGGRGLIGLEERVRLAGGSFDHGPRDGGFAVAAWIPHAPATQPPRLRAPAASRTGGQLPQEHRRARRRVSQALVAAVMVPLVTGAALSGALMGWEMLSGSRSVLEPGDYSRLRVGQDRSEVERFLPDRQTNYRPLTAEPTGDGITCEYYAMTADRFDDRSGDAYRLCFRDGILMSLDALTP; this is encoded by the coding sequence ATGGTGATCAATAGTGGGACTCCGACCAGGACGGATGTTTCCCCGCGGACTCTTGCGCCGGGGAGCCTTCTGACAGCGGCCGCGGTGACGGCCGCCAGCCTGAGCATGGTGGACCTGTGGTGGACTGTCCCGACTGCCATCGCCGCGTTCCTGGCCGGACGGTGGCCTGGACGGATGGCGCCCACTGTGCTCGCTCTGGTTGGGCTTCTCGCGGCCGGCGTCGTGGCATTGTCCGTCGTGCCTGCCTGGCTGCCGTTGGCCAGCCGGTTTGTCACAGTGGTGGTCGTCGCCACGATGCTGCCCTGGTTCGCGGGCCGTTTCTGGTGCCAGTATCAGCAGCTTGTCCGGGCCGGTTGGGAGCGTGCAGAACAACTGCAACGCGAACAGGAGCTGGTCGCTGAGCAGGCCCGACTGCGCGAGCGAGCGCGTATCGCGCAGGACATGCATGACGTACTGGGCCATGACCTCAGCCTCCTCGCCCTATCGGCGGGTGCCCTGAAGCTCGCGCCGGGCCTTGAAGAGCACCATCGAAGGGCCGCAGGTGACATCAGGGCCAAGGCGGCAGGCGCAGTGGAGCGTCTCGGCGAGGTGATCGGTGTCCTGCGCGAAGAGACCAGTGACGCGCCGACGGACCCTAACGGCTCCAGTCTCACAGGCCTGATCGAAGAGGCCTCCGCGGCCGGCCTCGCGGTGAAGTTGTACACCGACGGCACGGCAGACGACCTGCCACCGGTAGCGGAGCGGGCGGTTCATCGGGTCGTGCAGGAAGCGCTGACCAACGTTGCCAAGCACGCGCCCGGCGCGACGGCGACCGTCCAAGTGACGCATACGGCAACGGAATCAAGAGTCGCCGTAGAGAACGGCCCGCCATCATCCGCGACCAACCTGCAGCCCCGGCCTCGAAGTGGGGGGCGCGGCCTCATCGGTCTCGAAGAACGTGTGCGCTTGGCCGGCGGTTCGTTCGACCATGGTCCGCGCGACGGGGGCTTTGCAGTCGCCGCGTGGATCCCGCACGCACCTGCGACACAGCCGCCACGGCTCCGCGCGCCCGCGGCCTCCCGGACCGGCGGCCAGTTACCGCAGGAACATCGCCGTGCTCGGCGCCGCGTCAGCCAGGCCCTGGTCGCTGCAGTCATGGTGCCCCTGGTGACAGGAGCGGCGCTGAGCGGAGCACTCATGGGGTGGGAGATGCTGTCGGGGTCTCGGTCGGTCTTGGAACCTGGTGACTATTCTCGCCTACGCGTGGGGCAAGATCGTTCTGAGGTGGAGCGTTTCCTGCCGGACCGGCAAACGAACTACCGACCGCTGACTGCCGAGCCGACAGGAGATGGCATAACGTGCGAGTACTACGCGATGACGGCCGACCGGTTCGACGACAGGTCCGGCGACGCTTACCGGCTCTGCTTCCGAGACGGCATCCTGATGTCCCTGGACGCGCTCACCCCATGA
- a CDS encoding response regulator, giving the protein MIRVLIADDEPMIRAGVRAVLASDPDMEIIAEASDGHEAVELVRRHRPAVAVLDIRMPGLNGIDAAAEIRSSAPSTGVVMLTTFGEDDYILRALGGGATGFLIKSGEPEELITGVRAVADGAAYLSPKVAARVVAHLAATGAGALADRRSAARARVDSLTAREREVLAFLGSGLSNGQIARRLHVVEGTVKAHVSSILARLGVDNRAAAAVVAHEAGIVPAPSQT; this is encoded by the coding sequence ATGATCCGGGTGCTGATCGCCGACGACGAGCCGATGATCCGGGCGGGAGTACGCGCCGTTCTTGCCTCGGATCCGGACATGGAGATCATCGCCGAGGCCAGCGACGGACACGAGGCCGTGGAACTGGTTCGACGTCACCGCCCTGCGGTAGCCGTGCTCGACATCCGTATGCCGGGGCTGAACGGCATCGACGCGGCGGCGGAGATCCGCAGCTCCGCGCCCAGCACAGGCGTCGTCATGCTGACGACGTTCGGTGAGGACGACTACATCCTGCGAGCACTCGGTGGTGGCGCGACCGGCTTCCTGATCAAATCGGGCGAGCCCGAGGAACTGATCACTGGGGTCCGGGCGGTGGCCGACGGCGCCGCCTATCTGTCACCGAAGGTCGCGGCCCGGGTCGTCGCGCACCTCGCCGCGACGGGCGCGGGCGCCCTGGCTGACCGGCGCTCCGCCGCCCGTGCCCGAGTCGACTCCCTGACCGCCCGGGAACGGGAGGTACTGGCCTTCCTCGGCAGTGGGCTGTCCAACGGGCAGATCGCCCGGCGGTTGCATGTGGTGGAGGGAACCGTCAAAGCCCATGTGAGTTCCATCCTGGCGAGGCTGGGCGTGGACAACCGCGCTGCTGCCGCGGTCGTTGCCCACGAGGCCGGGATCGTTCCCGCGCCATCCCAGACGTGA
- a CDS encoding Pycsar system effector family protein, giving the protein MLAFTGAVLAGLTSLADQQLPGVTRVFGVLALAAASVLLLLVVRPRLGGSDRASFPYWARLDEDGVRACIDGDARPARIQVLSVIALRKFTHLRRAVDLILTALALLLVAAIGALA; this is encoded by the coding sequence TTGCTCGCCTTCACCGGAGCTGTGCTCGCCGGGCTCACCTCCCTCGCCGACCAGCAGCTGCCAGGTGTCACCCGGGTCTTCGGCGTCCTCGCCTTGGCGGCCGCTTCCGTGCTGCTGCTCCTGGTCGTGCGGCCCCGCTTAGGCGGCAGCGACCGGGCGTCCTTCCCGTACTGGGCCCGCCTGGACGAAGACGGGGTCCGCGCGTGCATAGACGGCGACGCCCGGCCCGCCCGCATCCAGGTCCTGTCCGTGATCGCCCTGCGGAAGTTCACGCACCTGCGGCGTGCGGTCGACCTGATCCTGACCGCCCTCGCCCTGCTCCTGGTGGCCGCGATCGGCGCCCTGGCCTGA
- a CDS encoding IS110 family transposase: protein MFDTSSVGVFLGMDVGKSAHHGHGLTPAGKKVFDKAMPNSEPKLRAVFDRLIAKFGTVLVIVDQPASIGALPLTVARDSGCQVAYLPGLAMRRIADLYPGEAKTDAKDAAVIADAARTMPHTLRSLELTDEITAELTVLVGFDQDLAAEATRTSNRIRGLLTQFHPSLERVLGPRLDHQAVTWLLERYGSPAALRKAGRRRLVELIRPKAPRMAQRLIDDVFDALDEQTVVVPGTGTLDIVVPSLAASLAAVHTQRRALEAQINALLEAHPLSPVLTSMPGVGVRTAAVLLVTVGDGTSFPTAAHLASYAGLAPTTKSSGTSIHGEHAPRGGNRQLKRAMFLSAFACMNADPASRTYYDRQRGRGKTHTQALLRLARQRISVLFAMLRDGTFYEPREPDTATPAAA from the coding sequence ATGTTCGATACCAGCAGTGTGGGCGTCTTCCTCGGCATGGACGTCGGCAAGAGCGCCCATCACGGGCACGGACTGACCCCAGCCGGCAAGAAGGTCTTCGACAAGGCCATGCCCAACAGCGAGCCGAAACTGCGGGCGGTGTTCGACAGGCTGATCGCGAAGTTCGGCACCGTGCTGGTGATCGTGGACCAGCCCGCCTCCATCGGTGCTCTCCCCCTGACCGTGGCCCGGGACTCGGGCTGCCAGGTCGCCTACCTGCCCGGCCTGGCCATGCGCCGGATCGCCGACCTCTACCCGGGTGAGGCCAAGACCGACGCCAAGGATGCCGCGGTGATCGCGGACGCGGCCCGCACCATGCCGCACACCCTGCGATCGCTGGAACTGACCGACGAGATCACCGCCGAGCTGACCGTGCTCGTCGGCTTCGACCAGGACCTCGCCGCCGAGGCCACCCGCACCAGCAACCGGATACGCGGCCTGCTCACCCAGTTCCACCCCAGCCTCGAACGCGTCCTCGGCCCCCGCCTCGACCACCAGGCCGTCACCTGGCTCCTGGAGCGTTACGGATCCCCGGCCGCCCTGCGAAAAGCCGGCCGCCGCAGACTCGTCGAGCTCATCCGGCCCAAGGCCCCACGCATGGCCCAGCGGCTGATCGACGACGTCTTCGACGCGCTCGACGAACAGACCGTCGTCGTGCCCGGCACCGGCACCCTCGACATCGTCGTGCCCTCCCTGGCCGCCTCGCTCGCCGCCGTCCACACCCAGCGCCGGGCTCTGGAAGCCCAGATCAACGCTCTGCTGGAGGCGCACCCTCTTTCCCCGGTCCTGACGTCGATGCCCGGCGTCGGCGTCAGGACCGCCGCCGTCCTGCTGGTCACCGTCGGCGACGGCACCAGCTTTCCCACCGCCGCCCACCTCGCCTCCTACGCCGGCCTGGCCCCGACCACGAAGTCGTCGGGCACCTCGATCCACGGCGAACACGCCCCACGGGGCGGAAACCGGCAGCTCAAACGCGCCATGTTCCTCTCCGCCTTCGCCTGCATGAACGCCGACCCCGCCTCCCGCACCTACTACGACCGCCAGCGAGGCCGCGGAAAGACCCACACCCAAGCCCTCCTCCGCCTCGCGCGCCAACGCATCAGCGTCCTGTTCGCCATGCTCCGCGACGGCACCTTCTACGAACCCCGCGAGCCCGACACCGCCACCCCCGCCGCCGCATGA
- a CDS encoding alcohol dehydrogenase catalytic domain-containing protein, with the protein MSTTTAAYAAPSTGVKLEPLTISRRDLRGADVRIDIQYTGVCHTDLLQTSDGWGPGLYPMVPGHEITGVVTETGPEVTKFAVGDRVGVGTYIDSCGECEPCRAGLEVYCEKGCTPTYNAKDRHGEITQGGYSKQIVVDERYVLRIPDSLPLDATAPCDREGRRDYSTAKSALVEELVAKSYAARVAGQP; encoded by the coding sequence ATGTCCACTACCACTGCGGCCTATGCCGCCCCGTCCACCGGCGTCAAACTGGAGCCCCTGACGATCTCCCGCCGTGATCTGCGCGGCGCCGATGTCCGCATCGACATCCAGTACACCGGCGTATGCCACACCGATCTCCTGCAGACCTCCGACGGCTGGGGCCCCGGCCTCTACCCCATGGTCCCCGGACACGAGATCACCGGCGTGGTCACCGAGACCGGCCCGGAGGTGACGAAGTTCGCCGTCGGCGACCGTGTCGGCGTCGGCACCTACATCGACTCCTGCGGCGAGTGCGAGCCGTGCCGAGCCGGGCTCGAGGTGTACTGCGAGAAGGGCTGCACGCCCACCTACAACGCCAAGGACCGGCACGGGGAAATCACCCAGGGCGGCTACTCGAAGCAGATCGTCGTCGATGAGCGCTACGTACTCCGCATCCCCGACAGCCTGCCCCTCGACGCGACCGCCCCCTGCGACAGGGAGGGCAGGCGGGACTACTCGACGGCGAAGAGCGCTCTGGTGGAGGAACTGGTCGCGAAGTCCTACGCGGCCCGGGTCGCTGGCCAGCCATGA
- a CDS encoding IS110 family transposase, which produces MTQRPPQVWAGIDVGKGHHWITVVDADGDPLWNRKVINSEPDILTVFGEVMDTADHVTWALDLVEGPAALLLGTLANHGQSPRYVTGSKFAAFKKSFSGQGKSDLKDSYVIAEFARCLRRQTVPVPAPPRITKELTLILSHRNGLSVERTRTINRMRAMLTSIFPELERSFDFARSDGPLVLLSGYQTPAAIRRMGESRLTAWLAKRGVRKAATIAEKAVTAAKAQDSAISGEDLAAELVAELAQKITQMNVRLKELESKIKEILSQHPQAPIVLWVWLSSREALSWENAG; this is translated from the coding sequence ATGACGCAACGGCCGCCACAGGTATGGGCCGGGATCGACGTGGGGAAAGGACATCACTGGATCACCGTGGTCGATGCCGATGGCGACCCACTGTGGAACCGCAAGGTGATCAACTCCGAGCCCGACATCCTGACCGTATTCGGTGAGGTTATGGATACAGCAGACCACGTGACGTGGGCACTTGACCTCGTTGAAGGGCCAGCAGCGTTGCTGCTGGGGACCCTGGCCAACCACGGTCAGAGTCCCCGGTACGTCACAGGCTCAAAGTTCGCAGCGTTCAAGAAGAGCTTCAGCGGCCAGGGCAAGTCCGACTTGAAAGACTCCTACGTCATCGCCGAGTTCGCCCGCTGTCTCCGGCGGCAGACAGTCCCGGTGCCAGCACCTCCGAGGATCACCAAGGAACTCACTCTGATCCTCTCCCACCGCAATGGCCTCTCAGTCGAACGCACCAGAACCATCAACCGCATGAGGGCCATGCTCACCAGCATCTTCCCCGAGCTGGAGCGGTCCTTCGATTTCGCCCGATCCGACGGCCCGCTGGTCTTGCTTTCCGGATACCAGACACCAGCAGCCATTCGGCGGATGGGCGAGAGCAGGCTCACAGCCTGGCTCGCCAAGCGCGGCGTGAGGAAAGCGGCAACCATCGCAGAGAAGGCAGTGACGGCCGCTAAGGCACAGGACTCAGCTATTAGCGGAGAGGACCTGGCGGCCGAGCTGGTAGCCGAACTCGCCCAGAAGATCACGCAGATGAACGTCCGCCTGAAGGAACTGGAAAGCAAGATCAAGGAAATTCTCTCCCAGCACCCCCAGGCGCCCATTGTCCTTTGGGTGTGGCTCTCCTCCAGGGAAGCCCTGAGCTGGGAGAACGCTGGTTGA
- a CDS encoding ISKra4 family transposase → MEPYDAFDAIDPFTAATRAFDCLKGALAGPESAALSHHELEDLVGLQGRELLRLLFQAHLDLREKREREQLLQTKDQVVRGADGHVRPHHETGHSRLLACVFGTVTITRCAWRGKGQSSVHPADAELSLPAHLHSHGLRRLAVLEAVRGSYDQAKEAIDRSCGRVLGKRQAELLVVAAAVDVDDFYRCTIPHPSTAATALVMQVDGKGVVMRPEALRPATLKAHLNGRRALRTRLAPGEKPHRKRMATLACVFDTDPAPRRPHDVIAPPEGRSTTRTPRPGPRAQRKWLTASLVHPPEHVIAAAFDQAEARDRDHLRDWIVLVDGARHQLELIRAEADRRHIKVHVLLDFVHVAEYVWAAAHCFHKPGTPDAEVWVAAHLTTVLHGQADRAAAEITAEADRAHLHGTRRESADACVRYLTGHLDQLRYDTALAAGWPIATGPIEGACRHLIGDRLDITGSRWGLDGAEAVLTLRALIDNGDFAAYWRHHLAREHERLYPTPDQHNYDLTA, encoded by the coding sequence GTGGAACCCTACGACGCCTTCGATGCCATCGATCCATTCACTGCCGCGACAAGGGCCTTCGACTGCCTGAAAGGCGCGTTGGCCGGGCCGGAGTCGGCCGCGCTGTCCCATCACGAACTCGAGGACCTTGTCGGGCTTCAAGGCCGTGAACTGTTGCGGCTGCTGTTCCAAGCGCATCTCGATCTGCGGGAGAAGCGGGAGCGGGAACAACTGCTGCAGACGAAAGACCAGGTGGTCCGTGGTGCGGACGGACACGTACGCCCGCACCATGAGACGGGACATTCCCGCCTGCTGGCCTGCGTGTTCGGCACGGTCACCATCACGCGGTGCGCTTGGCGGGGCAAGGGCCAGAGCAGCGTGCACCCGGCCGACGCGGAACTCTCACTGCCCGCCCACCTGCACTCCCACGGCCTGCGTCGGCTCGCCGTCCTCGAAGCCGTTCGCGGCTCCTACGACCAGGCCAAGGAGGCAATTGACCGCAGCTGCGGGAGAGTTCTGGGCAAACGGCAGGCCGAACTGCTGGTCGTCGCCGCAGCGGTGGACGTCGATGACTTCTACCGGTGCACGATTCCGCACCCGTCGACCGCCGCGACCGCGCTCGTGATGCAGGTCGACGGCAAGGGCGTCGTCATGCGGCCCGAGGCTCTGCGGCCCGCGACACTGAAAGCACACCTGAACGGCCGGCGGGCTCTGCGCACCCGGCTGGCTCCGGGCGAGAAACCGCACCGCAAGCGGATGGCCACCCTGGCCTGCGTCTTCGATACCGACCCGGCCCCGCGTCGGCCCCATGACGTGATCGCCCCGCCCGAGGGCCGCAGCACCACACGGACGCCTCGCCCGGGGCCAAGAGCACAGCGCAAGTGGCTCACCGCCTCCCTGGTCCACCCGCCCGAGCACGTGATCGCCGCCGCATTTGACCAGGCCGAAGCCCGCGACCGGGACCATCTGCGCGACTGGATTGTCCTGGTCGACGGCGCCCGCCACCAACTGGAGTTGATCCGAGCCGAAGCCGACCGACGCCATATCAAGGTGCACGTCCTGCTCGACTTCGTGCACGTGGCCGAGTACGTCTGGGCAGCGGCCCACTGCTTCCACAAGCCCGGCACTCCCGACGCCGAAGTCTGGGTCGCCGCTCACCTCACCACGGTCCTCCACGGGCAGGCAGACCGAGCCGCCGCCGAGATCACGGCAGAGGCCGACCGGGCCCACCTGCACGGAACGAGGCGCGAAAGCGCCGACGCCTGCGTCCGCTACCTCACCGGACACCTCGACCAGCTTCGCTACGACACCGCCCTCGCAGCCGGCTGGCCGATCGCCACCGGCCCGATCGAAGGCGCCTGCCGCCACCTGATCGGCGACCGCCTCGACATCACCGGCAGCCGCTGGGGACTCGACGGAGCCGAAGCCGTCCTCACGCTCCGAGCCCTCATCGACAACGGCGACTTTGCCGCCTACTGGCGACACCACCTCGCCCGCGAACACGAACGCCTCTACCCCACCCCCGACCAGCACAACTACGACCTCACGGCCTGA
- a CDS encoding aromatic-ring hydroxylase C-terminal domain-containing protein yields the protein MRPDPQTRALWEMFSDLMDLDDDHRYVAGMDVRYDRGDDHRLVSTLCPDMKLNLERPDPDVVTVVTRSADLLREGRGLLLDLVDRAEVRDAAAAWTGRVDTVTARTDRVDVDALLIRPDGCVARALPTGQDLDATTPVRAPGTWSGQPA from the coding sequence ATGCGCCCCGACCCGCAGACGAGGGCGCTGTGGGAGATGTTCTCCGACCTGATGGACCTCGACGACGACCACCGGTACGTCGCCGGCATGGACGTCCGGTACGACCGGGGCGACGACCACCGGCTCGTCAGCACCCTGTGCCCGGACATGAAGCTGAACCTGGAGCGGCCCGACCCGGACGTCGTCACCGTGGTGACCCGGTCGGCGGACCTGCTGCGTGAGGGTCGTGGGCTCCTGCTGGACCTCGTCGACCGCGCGGAGGTCCGCGACGCTGCGGCCGCGTGGACCGGACGGGTCGACACCGTCACCGCCCGCACGGACCGGGTGGACGTCGACGCCTTGCTGATCCGGCCCGACGGCTGTGTCGCCCGGGCCTTGCCCACCGGGCAGGACCTCGACGCCACCACGCCGGTGCGTGCGCCGGGCACATGGTCCGGCCAACCGGCCTGA
- a CDS encoding GNAT family N-acetyltransferase codes for MEIRPTTDKDLDDFVDTVHAAFGLFPEPPVEGGGLWWSALEMDRCLLALTADGRPVGTAAAHSFELTLPGETLVSAAGVTAVGVLPSHRRQGVLSAMMRHQLAELRAGGEFLSVLLASEAPIYGRFGYGPATYTAQLTVPRHKGALAVPRARGVADAPATGSDNGSVEVLRRVECGEILEEVYDRYRRAQPGALSRPHRWWALRAGQPPISPAPRYVAVHRDADGVPDGYASYSVESGTLTVDETIATDDAVFTALARFVLGHDLVSQVVFKHVPPGHPLRWQFADFRAGEVSGDMDWLWARLLDVPRALTARGWFTDGELVLDIDDPFFGEHGRYLLTVRDGKADCVPTDRKPDLSMDVRDLGSVYLGGTAPSTLVRAGHIQAHRQGAATLADSLFRADRPPHCLHWF; via the coding sequence ATGGAGATCCGTCCCACGACCGACAAGGATCTCGACGACTTCGTCGACACAGTCCATGCCGCGTTCGGGCTCTTCCCGGAACCCCCGGTCGAGGGCGGCGGGCTCTGGTGGTCGGCGCTCGAAATGGACCGCTGTCTGCTCGCTCTGACGGCGGACGGGCGGCCTGTCGGCACCGCCGCCGCGCACTCCTTCGAGCTCACCCTGCCCGGTGAGACCCTCGTCTCGGCCGCCGGGGTGACCGCCGTCGGCGTCCTGCCCTCGCACCGGCGCCAGGGCGTGCTCAGCGCGATGATGCGGCATCAGCTCGCTGAGTTGCGGGCCGGCGGGGAGTTCCTTTCCGTGCTGCTGGCCTCTGAGGCTCCGATCTACGGCAGGTTCGGCTACGGACCGGCGACCTACACGGCGCAGCTGACGGTGCCGCGCCACAAGGGCGCCCTCGCCGTTCCCCGGGCACGCGGAGTGGCCGACGCACCAGCGACCGGCTCGGACAACGGCTCGGTCGAGGTGCTGCGTCGGGTCGAGTGCGGCGAGATTCTGGAAGAGGTCTACGACCGGTACCGCCGCGCCCAGCCCGGCGCGCTGTCCCGTCCGCACCGCTGGTGGGCCTTGCGCGCGGGGCAGCCCCCGATCTCGCCGGCGCCGCGCTACGTCGCCGTCCACCGGGACGCCGACGGCGTCCCGGACGGGTACGCCAGCTACTCGGTCGAGTCCGGCACCCTGACGGTCGACGAGACCATCGCCACCGACGACGCCGTCTTCACGGCCCTGGCCCGGTTCGTACTCGGACACGATCTGGTCTCTCAGGTCGTGTTCAAGCACGTCCCGCCCGGGCACCCGCTGCGCTGGCAGTTCGCGGATTTCCGCGCCGGCGAGGTGAGCGGCGACATGGACTGGCTCTGGGCGCGGCTGCTGGACGTCCCGCGTGCTCTGACCGCGCGCGGCTGGTTCACGGACGGCGAACTCGTCCTCGACATCGACGACCCGTTCTTCGGCGAACACGGCCGCTACCTGCTGACCGTCCGGGACGGCAAGGCTGACTGCGTCCCCACGGACCGGAAGCCCGACCTGTCCATGGACGTGCGCGACCTGGGCTCCGTCTACCTCGGCGGCACCGCCCCGAGCACGCTCGTACGTGCCGGACACATCCAAGCCCACCGCCAAGGCGCGGCCACCCTCGCTGACTCCCTCTTCCGCGCCGACCGTCCCCCGCACTGCCTGCACTGGTTCTGA
- a CDS encoding FAD-dependent monooxygenase: MSRSPRCRPAPAGSTPRGRRPTYRTGRVLLAGDAAHVYAPVGGQGLNVGFVDAANLGWKLAAVV, translated from the coding sequence ATGTCACGATCACCACGATGTCGTCCGGCACCCGCTGGATCGACACCGCGCGGCAGGCGACCAACGTACCGGACCGGCCGGGTCCTGCTGGCCGGGGACGCGGCCCACGTGTACGCGCCGGTCGGCGGCCAGGGCCTCAACGTCGGTTTCGTCGACGCGGCGAACCTCGGCTGGAAGCTCGCGGCCGTGGTATGA
- a CDS encoding IS110 family transposase codes for MGCRPGAAWPVVPTFAGGPVFSERTSVGLDVHARSVVACAIDTVTGELIRCRLTPQHADVLGWISCLPGPAAVAYEAGPTGFGLARALSAAGIRCEVLAPSRLQRPAGERVKTDARDAVHLAKLLRLDEFTAVRVPSPAEEAARDLVRAREDVRGDLMGARHRVSKLLLRQGLVWSGGVTWRPAHHAWLDAQRFDDLALQAAYDSAYEAVVLAEARRARLDKAITAMATDSPWSAMVTRLGCLRGIDTLTAFALAVELGDWERFTGASIGAYLGLVPSESSSGQCRSQGPITKTGNSHARRLLVEAAWHHRKRYRAGASIQARWQRAPAAARARGHLGNQRLNQRWKTFTAHHKRPVVANVAIARELAGWCWSLATLPD; via the coding sequence GTGGGTTGCCGGCCGGGCGCAGCCTGGCCGGTAGTGCCTACATTTGCGGGAGGCCCGGTGTTTTCTGAGCGTACGAGCGTCGGGTTGGATGTGCATGCCCGCAGCGTGGTGGCGTGCGCGATCGACACGGTGACCGGGGAGTTGATCCGCTGTCGGCTCACGCCGCAGCATGCTGACGTCCTGGGGTGGATCAGTTGCCTGCCCGGTCCAGCGGCGGTGGCCTACGAAGCCGGGCCGACCGGGTTCGGCCTGGCCCGGGCTCTTTCGGCAGCGGGGATACGCTGCGAGGTACTGGCGCCCTCGAGACTGCAGCGTCCGGCCGGTGAGCGGGTGAAAACCGATGCACGCGACGCTGTGCACCTGGCGAAGCTGCTGCGCCTGGACGAGTTCACCGCGGTGCGGGTGCCCTCGCCGGCCGAAGAAGCCGCCCGGGATCTGGTGCGGGCGCGCGAGGATGTGCGCGGGGATCTGATGGGTGCCCGCCATCGGGTGAGCAAACTGCTGCTGCGCCAAGGACTCGTGTGGAGCGGCGGAGTCACGTGGAGGCCGGCGCACCACGCGTGGCTCGACGCGCAACGCTTCGACGACCTGGCGCTGCAGGCCGCCTACGACAGCGCGTACGAGGCGGTGGTCCTGGCCGAGGCACGCCGGGCCCGACTCGATAAAGCAATCACCGCGATGGCCACCGACTCACCATGGTCTGCAATGGTCACCCGGCTCGGCTGCCTGCGCGGAATCGACACTCTCACCGCCTTCGCCCTGGCCGTGGAACTCGGCGACTGGGAGCGGTTCACCGGAGCGAGCATCGGCGCCTACCTCGGGCTGGTACCGAGTGAGTCCTCCAGCGGCCAGTGCCGTTCGCAAGGACCGATCACCAAGACCGGCAACTCCCATGCTCGCAGGCTGTTGGTCGAAGCCGCCTGGCACCACCGCAAGCGCTACCGGGCCGGGGCCAGCATCCAAGCCCGCTGGCAACGCGCACCGGCCGCAGCGCGCGCCCGCGGACACCTGGGCAACCAGCGGCTCAACCAGCGCTGGAAGACCTTCACCGCCCACCACAAGCGGCCGGTGGTCGCGAACGTGGCCATCGCCCGCGAGCTGGCCGGCTGGTGCTGGTCGCTGGCCACCCTGCCCGACTGA